The Sphingobium sp. JS3065 genome includes a region encoding these proteins:
- a CDS encoding RES family NAD+ phosphorylase, translating to MKPGIVDRVLYSYRIGDPAGKHPIYDDEGARLFPGRWNTPSSPMLYTSEHYATALIEKLAHFNGVLPGNQHYIRITIPPGVSYEEFPQTSHPGWDGIDDSISKTFGATWCLEYRSCILIVPSIPGGRIERNLLINLRHPEAAKITHDMASPVPWDLRLFQI from the coding sequence TTGAAGCCGGGGATCGTTGACAGGGTTCTCTACAGCTACCGGATTGGTGACCCTGCAGGAAAGCATCCAATCTATGATGACGAGGGAGCCCGCCTTTTCCCGGGACGCTGGAACACCCCGAGCAGCCCGATGCTCTACACTTCTGAGCATTATGCGACCGCGCTGATCGAGAAACTCGCCCACTTCAACGGGGTGCTTCCCGGGAACCAGCACTACATCCGCATCACGATTCCGCCGGGCGTCAGCTACGAAGAATTCCCGCAGACTTCCCATCCGGGCTGGGACGGGATCGACGATTCGATTTCGAAGACCTTCGGTGCCACATGGTGTCTCGAATATCGCTCGTGCATACTCATCGTCCCATCAATCCCCGGCGGTCGGATCGAGCGCAACTTACTCATAAATCTGCGTCACCCCGAGGCGGCCAAAATTACTCACGACATGGCGAGTCCGGTACCTTGGGACCTGCGCCTGTTCCAGATCTAG
- a CDS encoding HpcH/HpaI aldolase family protein: MFGLINSVPAPLLVEMLGYAGYDFVIIDLEHSCTNLETVEHALRAAECSGTTSLVRVPRADPAIILRVLDAGAQGIVIPHVSSADEARAAVSASRYHPLGTRGISGGRTTGFGTIGLTEYFALANAEILVAVMIEDRAGVDAIDSILAVPGIDLVIEGAVDLSQSFGVPGQPLNPAVQAAIAHLADRSQAAGIPFCAVPRAEGQIEAWRRKDVRAFLVGDDRGVAFRALKAHLCDWRDKGDRAYQAASQIEAPMG, encoded by the coding sequence GTGTTCGGCCTGATCAATTCCGTGCCGGCGCCTTTGCTGGTCGAAATGCTCGGATATGCCGGCTATGACTTCGTGATCATCGACCTTGAACATAGCTGCACGAATCTGGAAACCGTCGAACATGCGCTGCGCGCTGCCGAATGTTCGGGCACGACGAGCCTGGTCCGTGTCCCAAGGGCTGATCCGGCCATTATCCTGCGTGTTCTTGATGCCGGCGCCCAAGGCATCGTTATTCCGCATGTGAGCAGCGCCGACGAGGCAAGGGCGGCGGTATCCGCAAGCCGCTATCACCCATTGGGCACCCGCGGCATTTCTGGCGGGCGGACAACCGGTTTCGGCACGATTGGCCTCACCGAATATTTTGCGCTGGCAAACGCGGAAATTCTTGTCGCGGTGATGATCGAGGATCGTGCTGGCGTCGATGCGATAGATTCGATCCTTGCAGTGCCCGGTATCGACCTTGTTATCGAAGGCGCTGTGGATCTGTCACAGTCTTTCGGCGTTCCCGGGCAACCTTTGAATCCAGCTGTCCAGGCCGCTATCGCTCACCTCGCTGATCGCAGCCAGGCTGCGGGAATACCTTTTTGCGCCGTTCCACGCGCCGAGGGACAGATCGAGGCATGGCGTCGCAAGGATGTGCGGGCGTTTCTCGTGGGTGATGATCGGGGCGTCGCGTTTCGAGCTCTCAAGGCGCACCTTTGCGATTGGCGCGACAAGGGCGACCGGGCTTACCAGGCCGCTTCGCAGATTGAGGCTCCGATGGGCTGA
- a CDS encoding type III PLP-dependent enzyme — MMADWTRITTAARNAQAMSEEPWCGYIYDLELLRQHAQRLVASLPANCDLFYAIKANSEYPILDTLAPLVAGFEIASGGELAWVRERFPDLPVVFGGPGKTDAELVQALRSGIEYVHVESIGELVRLGQLARQHGVRQAILLRINLPLARAHDVPLAMGGKATPFGIDVALLPECLHLLDGFPELTLDGVHFHLMSGQLDATVHLRLLEHYFTTLAQWESVHGLTMRHINVGGGIGVNYRDPTRPFDWPTFTQGLHDIIDRMDLGRWRIRFEIGRFLTAGCGAYGMEVLDIKRSFGRTFVVGRGGTHHFRTPYAQGHSHPFLVLPIDRWSRPYPRLTANAEQVTVVGQLCTPKDVLATDAPVERIQVGDLLIFTLAGAYAWHISHHAFLRHPHPEQVYLASQESMNVAAE; from the coding sequence ATGATGGCTGACTGGACCCGGATAACCACCGCCGCCCGGAACGCCCAGGCAATGTCCGAGGAGCCATGGTGCGGCTATATCTATGACTTGGAACTCCTCCGGCAGCACGCACAGCGGCTGGTGGCGTCGCTTCCGGCCAATTGCGATCTCTTCTACGCGATAAAGGCCAATTCCGAATATCCGATCCTCGATACGCTGGCGCCGCTGGTCGCCGGGTTCGAGATCGCATCGGGAGGAGAGCTGGCGTGGGTGCGGGAGCGCTTTCCCGATCTGCCGGTCGTGTTCGGCGGGCCGGGCAAGACCGATGCGGAGCTTGTTCAGGCCCTCCGCTCGGGGATCGAATATGTCCACGTCGAAAGTATCGGAGAACTGGTTCGTCTGGGCCAGCTTGCCCGTCAACATGGGGTCCGCCAGGCTATATTGCTTCGCATCAATCTGCCGCTCGCGCGAGCGCATGACGTTCCGCTCGCAATGGGCGGCAAGGCGACTCCGTTCGGCATCGACGTCGCTCTCCTGCCCGAGTGCCTGCATCTGCTCGACGGCTTTCCCGAACTGACGCTGGACGGCGTGCATTTCCATCTGATGTCCGGGCAGCTCGATGCAACCGTGCATCTGCGCCTTCTCGAACATTATTTCACGACGTTGGCGCAGTGGGAAAGCGTGCATGGCCTGACCATGCGCCACATCAATGTCGGCGGCGGCATCGGCGTCAACTATCGTGATCCCACCCGGCCGTTCGACTGGCCCACCTTCACCCAGGGACTGCATGATATCATCGACCGGATGGATCTGGGGCGGTGGCGCATCCGCTTCGAGATCGGCCGTTTCCTGACCGCGGGCTGTGGCGCCTATGGGATGGAGGTGCTCGACATCAAGCGCAGCTTTGGCCGCACATTCGTTGTGGGCCGGGGTGGCACGCACCATTTCCGCACGCCTTACGCGCAGGGCCACAGCCATCCCTTTCTCGTGCTGCCGATCGATCGTTGGTCGCGCCCCTATCCGCGCCTGACAGCGAACGCCGAGCAAGTGACGGTCGTGGGCCAGCTCTGCACCCCAAAAGATGTGCTCGCCACCGATGCTCCCGTCGAGCGGATACAGGTCGGGGATCTGTTGATCTTCACTCTCGCCGGCGCCTACGCATGGCACATCTCGCATCATGCATTTCTGCGTCATCCCCACCCAGAGCAAGTCTATCTCGCCTCGCAGGAGAGCATGAATGTTGCAGCCGAATAG
- a CDS encoding IucA/IucC family protein, which yields MLTNLAHRAMAADDAEAGQHCAETLLNCYYREVAAPDGHIIFDSPFGQNDWPMALRVANAQGGVIQLHLPHSHARLVAQAKPPLPAGRLRLRSPLYARMPEKAWAPIEWRELAALLIKELSLGQGAEFNEELLTQIYDSVENVSAFQTDRPARNDIDDPSTHYIESEQALVLGHAFHPAPKSRLGFDAGDRARYSPELRTQFPLHWFAMPQEMIRQRSLLPSSADALIGDEAGIPTIDGQALVPVHPWQARHVLGLDPVRDAIAAGRIRDLGIAGEDYFPTSSVRTLFRPGAAFFLKLSLHVRITNCLRKNAHYELEGAVEMTRLIRDLMPRMAMFPDLLVLEEPAYLTADLPGAEPEQRAEVQEAFGLILRENVEHIIDQGFTPLLAAALFADDAGRTPQARDLCRGIARREQLSYAAAAEAWFDAYAGRLVPPVLHALFGEGIVFEPHLQNTLVGTRNGWPERIILRDFEGTKLVAGHYDAGRVAHLEPTVQLALWYDEDRSWNRIAYCLFVNQLGEAVDHLAEGDAALAGKLWHIVRHHIESYQEAHGSRASSERLSTLLSGAPLPAKTNLLVRFTRQADRKAGYAPLANPMVDASA from the coding sequence ATGCTCACGAATTTGGCTCACCGTGCAATGGCGGCTGATGATGCCGAGGCAGGCCAACACTGCGCGGAAACGCTGCTCAATTGCTACTATAGGGAGGTCGCCGCTCCGGACGGCCACATCATCTTCGACTCGCCGTTCGGCCAGAATGACTGGCCAATGGCATTACGCGTCGCGAATGCTCAAGGCGGAGTGATCCAGCTGCATCTGCCGCATTCCCACGCGCGCCTCGTGGCCCAGGCGAAGCCCCCGTTGCCAGCGGGCCGCCTACGCCTGCGTTCGCCCCTTTACGCCCGCATGCCGGAAAAGGCGTGGGCGCCCATCGAATGGCGTGAGCTTGCAGCTTTGCTGATTAAAGAGCTGTCGCTTGGCCAGGGCGCCGAGTTCAATGAAGAACTGCTCACGCAGATCTACGACAGCGTGGAGAACGTCTCGGCCTTTCAAACCGACCGCCCCGCCCGAAACGACATCGACGACCCATCGACGCATTATATCGAGTCCGAGCAGGCGCTGGTCCTGGGACATGCTTTTCACCCGGCCCCGAAAAGCCGCCTCGGCTTCGACGCGGGCGACCGCGCGCGCTATTCCCCCGAACTACGCACGCAGTTTCCCTTGCACTGGTTCGCGATGCCCCAGGAAATGATCCGTCAGCGTTCATTGCTGCCGTCGTCCGCCGATGCGCTCATCGGCGACGAGGCCGGTATCCCGACGATCGATGGCCAGGCGCTGGTCCCAGTGCATCCCTGGCAGGCCCGGCACGTCCTTGGTCTCGATCCCGTTCGCGATGCGATCGCAGCCGGGCGGATCAGGGATTTGGGAATAGCGGGCGAGGATTATTTTCCGACCTCCTCCGTGCGGACCTTGTTCCGGCCCGGTGCGGCCTTCTTCCTGAAGTTGTCGCTTCACGTGCGCATCACCAACTGCCTGCGCAAGAATGCCCATTACGAACTGGAGGGAGCGGTCGAAATGACGCGGCTCATCCGTGATCTGATGCCCCGGATGGCGATGTTCCCCGACCTGCTGGTTCTGGAAGAACCCGCCTACCTCACCGCTGATCTGCCCGGTGCCGAACCGGAACAGCGCGCAGAGGTCCAAGAAGCGTTCGGCCTGATCCTGCGGGAAAATGTGGAGCACATTATTGACCAGGGTTTCACGCCGCTACTCGCGGCCGCGCTGTTCGCGGACGATGCTGGCAGAACGCCGCAGGCGCGCGATCTCTGTCGGGGCATTGCGCGGCGGGAGCAGCTTTCCTACGCTGCGGCCGCAGAAGCCTGGTTCGATGCTTATGCCGGGCGCCTCGTTCCCCCCGTCCTTCACGCACTGTTCGGGGAAGGTATCGTGTTCGAACCGCATCTCCAGAACACATTGGTCGGGACGCGTAACGGCTGGCCGGAGCGGATCATCCTGCGCGATTTCGAAGGCACCAAGCTTGTCGCCGGCCATTATGACGCCGGGCGCGTTGCCCATCTCGAACCGACCGTGCAACTGGCTCTATGGTATGACGAGGATCGAAGCTGGAACCGCATCGCTTACTGTCTCTTCGTCAATCAGCTCGGTGAAGCCGTCGACCATTTGGCGGAAGGAGACGCTGCGCTGGCCGGAAAACTATGGCATATCGTGCGGCACCATATCGAAAGCTATCAGGAGGCGCACGGATCGCGGGCCTCCTCTGAACGGTTGAGCACGCTGCTTTCAGGAGCCCCTCTGCCTGCCAAGACCAACCTTTTAGTCCGATTCACGAGGCAGGCCGATCGCAAGGCAGGCTATGCGCCACTCGCCAATCCGATGGTGGATGCGTCAGCATGA
- a CDS encoding MFS transporter, giving the protein MKQRSWTIAAIVVGHFTAAFSALGMPPFFPLIFSRSLHSDADYLIGWAYVLPAAMTALSAPMWGRLSDRFGKKALLLRAQFGLAGSFLLAGFAESVPVFLLALALQGLFGGTFAASSAYLATMVDGKGLTRTLTLLQGSARASLFVAPVGLGFALLQTTPIETYRYLALLPLAAALLIAFLPAPEAAPAAKPHSVSGKSASGGSARSELWTLVLIQFAFAFGTVVTFPYFVPFVDTHLGGADSALTGMLFGLPHLVYLLAAAPLSLWLGQKHLDATVSAAFLLLAASLCGQLFANTLLSLTLWRLVMGVAMTAGFIGLHGMIASASRSSNAGRTFGWLDAASKWGGVAAGVIAGLAVEAFGTNAPLVLGALVLAAAAIALVSRASIPLLQAR; this is encoded by the coding sequence ATGAAACAGCGTTCATGGACCATAGCCGCCATCGTCGTAGGGCATTTCACCGCGGCCTTCTCAGCGCTCGGCATGCCTCCCTTCTTTCCCCTGATATTTTCGCGGTCGCTGCATAGCGACGCGGACTATCTCATTGGCTGGGCCTATGTCCTGCCGGCGGCCATGACCGCGCTGAGCGCACCCATGTGGGGACGACTGTCGGATCGCTTCGGCAAGAAGGCATTGTTGTTGCGCGCCCAATTCGGCCTTGCCGGTAGCTTCCTTCTGGCGGGCTTTGCGGAGTCAGTACCGGTCTTTCTGCTGGCGCTCGCCCTCCAGGGACTGTTCGGTGGCACATTCGCGGCGTCGAGCGCTTATCTGGCAACGATGGTCGACGGAAAGGGACTCACCCGGACATTGACGCTATTGCAGGGGTCGGCGCGCGCGTCGCTGTTCGTCGCACCGGTGGGTCTGGGGTTCGCACTGCTCCAGACCACGCCCATCGAGACCTACCGCTATCTGGCCTTGCTCCCACTCGCCGCCGCGCTGCTGATCGCGTTCCTGCCGGCCCCCGAAGCGGCGCCTGCCGCCAAACCCCATTCGGTGTCCGGCAAGTCCGCTTCGGGCGGGTCAGCACGATCGGAACTGTGGACGCTGGTTCTGATCCAGTTCGCCTTCGCCTTCGGCACCGTGGTGACGTTTCCCTATTTCGTGCCATTCGTCGACACTCATCTGGGCGGTGCGGATTCGGCGCTTACCGGCATGCTGTTCGGCCTGCCGCACCTTGTCTACCTTTTGGCGGCGGCGCCGCTCAGCCTCTGGCTTGGCCAGAAACATCTCGATGCGACGGTGTCAGCGGCATTTCTTCTGCTGGCGGCCAGCCTGTGCGGGCAATTGTTCGCGAACACCCTGCTTTCTCTCACCCTGTGGCGTCTCGTCATGGGTGTTGCGATGACGGCAGGCTTTATCGGTCTGCATGGCATGATCGCCAGTGCAAGCCGATCCTCGAACGCCGGCCGCACCTTCGGGTGGCTCGATGCCGCTTCAAAATGGGGCGGCGTGGCCGCCGGTGTGATCGCCGGCCTCGCGGTTGAAGCTTTTGGAACCAATGCTCCACTGGTGCTCGGCGCCCTGGTCCTCGCGGCAGCGGCAATCGCGCTCGTCAGTCGCGCGTCCATTCCCCTTCTGCAGGCTCGATGA
- a CDS encoding IucA/IucC family protein, producing the protein MRASLRFEQEDCPDYLARRVIDAFLREDVRECVSRGAMMPGDAEVLREAKLDSAPEDSWLRIDHLGGTLWLAVGPGRFMQDWRLRALPALWLQSGKTKYLFGLSEILACFREQLDNETQSLHLAFAEECAVAAEHRALCEAERSRWFAARDEEPAGWPQWAKSLVRHDRLAAFHDHPFYPTARAKLGFSTEDVRAYAPEFQPAFELNWLAVPKTRYEGTRLPGSIRPDFEELGLNSSLSADHELLPVHPALWQDGLEQFLAQADLTGSVIRAPRTFLKVLPTLSVRTVTPLACPTLHLKLPLAIRTLGASNIRTIKPSTIVDGHIVQTILRDVARELPGLSERLLLTDEESGATAFGQSFLGFILRRYPDQLDEETVTPVAALAAPESGGQLVAETLADRFFQGDVDAFFQSYLDLVLPLHLSLWLKYGIALESNQQNSLLLFSDGPMRLMLKDNDAARIRSSVLLQARPDLASRIAAIRDRRIVVDHDLPLAQMFITITLQLNIAVLVEALHMAGRADRESLYGLVRATIAVCLDRLASEHVDVRSAQRHLLEAERLPLKYLLRAASLESKAQTGTADVNKFYGVTAPNFLRLA; encoded by the coding sequence ATGAGGGCGTCACTCCGCTTCGAACAGGAAGATTGTCCGGATTATCTGGCGCGTCGTGTCATCGACGCCTTTCTGCGGGAGGATGTGCGCGAATGCGTCAGTCGCGGAGCGATGATGCCCGGTGATGCCGAAGTGCTCAGGGAGGCGAAGTTGGATAGCGCGCCAGAAGACAGTTGGCTGCGCATCGACCATCTTGGCGGGACGCTCTGGCTGGCGGTTGGGCCCGGCCGCTTCATGCAGGATTGGCGGCTTCGCGCCCTGCCGGCTCTCTGGCTGCAGAGTGGGAAGACCAAATATCTATTTGGTCTTTCCGAAATACTCGCCTGCTTCCGCGAACAGCTGGACAACGAGACACAGAGCCTTCACCTCGCTTTCGCTGAGGAATGCGCGGTCGCCGCAGAGCATCGCGCCCTGTGCGAAGCCGAGCGGTCGCGGTGGTTCGCAGCGCGTGACGAAGAGCCCGCAGGTTGGCCGCAATGGGCGAAAAGCCTCGTACGGCATGACCGCCTGGCGGCATTTCATGACCATCCCTTTTATCCGACAGCACGCGCAAAACTGGGCTTTTCCACCGAAGATGTTCGCGCTTATGCGCCTGAGTTTCAGCCGGCGTTCGAGCTGAACTGGCTGGCCGTGCCCAAGACCCGCTATGAAGGCACACGACTTCCGGGATCCATTCGTCCGGATTTCGAAGAGCTCGGCCTGAACTCATCCCTGAGCGCGGACCACGAACTGTTGCCGGTTCATCCAGCGCTCTGGCAAGATGGGCTCGAGCAGTTTCTGGCGCAGGCGGATCTGACGGGATCGGTAATCCGGGCGCCGCGCACGTTCTTGAAGGTCCTGCCTACCCTGTCGGTGCGAACGGTGACGCCGCTCGCCTGCCCAACCCTTCATCTCAAGCTGCCGCTGGCGATCCGCACGCTTGGCGCGAGCAACATCAGAACGATCAAGCCCAGCACGATCGTCGATGGCCACATCGTTCAGACGATCCTGCGCGATGTTGCGCGCGAGTTGCCGGGCCTCTCCGAACGCCTGCTGTTGACGGACGAAGAGAGCGGGGCGACCGCCTTTGGCCAGAGTTTCCTGGGCTTCATCCTGCGCCGCTATCCAGACCAACTGGACGAGGAAACCGTCACGCCCGTCGCCGCGCTGGCTGCACCGGAGTCAGGCGGCCAGCTGGTGGCGGAAACTTTGGCGGATCGCTTTTTTCAAGGCGACGTCGATGCCTTTTTCCAAAGCTATCTCGACCTGGTCCTGCCCCTTCATCTCAGCCTGTGGCTGAAATATGGCATCGCGCTCGAATCCAATCAGCAGAATTCGCTCCTGCTCTTTTCCGACGGCCCCATGCGGTTGATGCTCAAGGACAATGATGCGGCGCGCATTCGCAGCTCGGTTCTGCTTCAAGCGCGGCCTGATCTGGCCAGCCGTATCGCAGCGATCAGGGATCGGCGCATCGTCGTCGATCACGATCTGCCGCTGGCGCAAATGTTCATCACCATCACGCTCCAGCTCAATATCGCCGTGCTGGTCGAAGCCCTGCACATGGCGGGCCGGGCGGATCGGGAAAGCCTCTATGGGCTTGTCCGCGCGACCATCGCGGTTTGCCTCGACCGATTGGCCAGCGAGCATGTCGACGTGAGATCCGCTCAGCGCCACTTGCTGGAGGCCGAGCGACTGCCGCTTAAATATCTGCTGCGGGCGGCAAGCCTTGAAAGCAAGGCCCAGACCGGCACCGCCGACGTCAACAAATTTTACGGCGTCACGGCGCCCAATTTCTTGAGGCTCGCATGA
- a CDS encoding ATP-grasp domain-containing protein, which produces MPDLAILAHVPTDAVNEGFLPAAHRLGLSVALLTDHADAHRRHFAQSDLPAYPDQIIACDVFNPIAVIEALERKSPNAIFSNSDHLQTSAATAAYHLNLPGKDQRVVYRAKNKAAMRTYMASNGIDMLWHKIVADDADLIVSKEAPFPVVVKPREGVGSQLVRLIQDERELAEYCRSVWKERPGCILLVEEYVSGDLYTLETLGDGRSLCALGGFRVTLSPPPHFVELAAEWGNWLDAKDQDTVLHQIRAFGVGFGSCHTEFVLTPNGPRLIEINYRTVGDRREFLLEDTLGFPLFETILRLHLGEPLPDLDPGSRTAAMRYFPTVRSGELIKAPEAFSEAANGVSLRYRPLRQAGDAIAISNSNKDYLGVLSASAPNVAVLNKAMDAATNRLNWEVRA; this is translated from the coding sequence ATGCCTGATCTCGCAATACTTGCACATGTGCCTACAGACGCCGTAAATGAGGGGTTCCTGCCGGCTGCGCATCGACTTGGCTTGTCCGTGGCCCTGCTGACGGACCATGCGGATGCTCATCGCCGCCATTTCGCGCAGTCCGACCTGCCCGCTTATCCCGATCAGATCATCGCCTGCGACGTCTTCAATCCCATCGCCGTCATCGAGGCGTTGGAAAGGAAAAGCCCGAACGCGATCTTTTCCAACAGCGATCATCTGCAGACGAGTGCGGCCACGGCAGCCTACCATCTGAACCTGCCGGGCAAGGATCAGCGCGTCGTCTACCGTGCCAAGAACAAGGCTGCGATGCGAACCTACATGGCAAGCAACGGCATCGACATGTTGTGGCACAAGATCGTCGCTGACGATGCCGACCTGATTGTCTCGAAGGAAGCTCCTTTTCCAGTCGTCGTGAAACCGCGCGAAGGCGTCGGCAGTCAACTCGTCCGGCTCATTCAGGATGAACGGGAGCTGGCGGAATATTGCCGGTCCGTCTGGAAGGAACGTCCCGGCTGCATTCTGCTCGTCGAGGAATATGTTTCGGGCGATCTCTACACCCTTGAGACTCTGGGAGATGGCCGGAGCCTTTGCGCGCTAGGCGGTTTTCGGGTTACCCTGTCGCCTCCCCCGCATTTCGTCGAACTCGCGGCAGAGTGGGGCAATTGGCTCGATGCGAAAGATCAGGACACGGTGTTGCATCAGATCCGCGCCTTCGGCGTCGGCTTCGGTTCCTGCCATACGGAATTTGTCCTCACCCCCAATGGACCCCGGCTGATTGAAATCAACTATCGCACGGTCGGGGATAGGCGCGAATTCCTCCTCGAAGATACGCTGGGCTTCCCGCTGTTCGAAACCATCCTCCGGCTGCACCTGGGCGAGCCGCTCCCCGATCTGGACCCGGGCAGCCGGACCGCAGCGATGCGATATTTTCCGACCGTGCGAAGCGGTGAACTGATCAAGGCGCCCGAGGCATTTAGCGAGGCGGCTAACGGGGTTTCGCTGCGTTATCGTCCGCTCCGCCAGGCAGGCGACGCGATCGCGATCAGCAATTCGAACAAGGATTATCTGGGCGTACTTTCTGCCAGCGCACCGAATGTTGCCGTGCTCAACAAGGCCATGGACGCGGCGACCAATCGCCTGAACTGGGAAGTCCGGGCATGA
- a CDS encoding TonB-dependent receptor, with product MLIRQTLGLSVATIAMIAGLPALAEDTVSEAESPRSDIVVNGVTQGYIPVDTSAAKIPVPLRDIPQSIAVVPAEVLRDQRALSVQDALKNVPGVGFSSGDGQRDQVTIRGFTAIADQFVDGFRDDALYFRDLSNVERIEVIKGPAAVLYGRGSSGGLINRVTKKPDRDILAVTLSAGSFDSYRGEFDLGMLDPGSHVGFRLTGAAEDNGSYRDQQFLKRYAIAPSFLFGAGQDTTILLQADYLTDRRIMDLGIPALDGRPVDVPRSTYYGAANAREADFVESEVFSQRVAITHRFSDALSLRNGFNHYNYQLDRQSTNPTAVNAAAGTVTLGHSWFDRNEDGWSNQTELTQKLALAGTNHTILYGFEIAQQQKFALRSAARTVAVTSIFDPVLPVVDNSSFTTIIDNSKTTLKTRGLYVQDLIDFGHGFKAMLGLRHDWFIQKTDLRLPGQTDLARTDRKWSPRAGLLFQPDDAQSYYVSWSRSFQPSGETFALAANNSDIAPEQTTNNEIGAKYTLLGGKLSIQAAAFILRRTGIKGTNIATQRVEPIGTQRTRGFEMSAALDLPENIRAVAGYAHLDTRTTESATAAFIGKRATLTPLNSANLFVTKTIARRFGLGGGVNYVDDRWADPQNTTILPSYVTFDAMAWAQFGPVRLQVNAYNLADKHYIVSGHGTSPILNVPGAPRSVMGTVSVTF from the coding sequence ATGCTAATTCGTCAGACACTCGGTCTTTCCGTCGCAACCATCGCAATGATCGCAGGTCTGCCTGCCTTGGCGGAAGACACCGTAAGCGAGGCTGAGAGCCCGCGCAGCGACATCGTGGTCAACGGTGTCACCCAGGGCTATATCCCTGTTGATACCAGTGCAGCGAAGATTCCGGTGCCCCTGCGCGACATCCCGCAGTCGATCGCCGTGGTTCCGGCAGAGGTTTTGCGCGATCAGCGCGCGCTGTCGGTGCAGGATGCGCTGAAGAATGTTCCGGGCGTCGGTTTTTCCTCCGGCGACGGTCAACGAGACCAGGTGACGATCCGCGGCTTCACCGCGATTGCCGATCAGTTCGTCGATGGCTTCCGTGACGATGCCCTCTATTTTCGTGATCTTTCCAACGTCGAGCGTATCGAGGTGATCAAGGGGCCCGCCGCCGTGCTCTATGGCCGCGGGTCGTCGGGTGGTTTGATCAATCGCGTTACGAAGAAGCCTGATCGCGACATCTTGGCCGTGACGCTATCGGCCGGTTCCTTCGACAGCTATCGCGGCGAATTCGACCTTGGCATGCTCGATCCGGGGTCGCATGTCGGGTTTCGCCTGACCGGGGCCGCAGAGGACAATGGCAGCTACCGCGACCAGCAGTTCCTCAAGCGCTACGCCATCGCGCCATCCTTCTTGTTCGGCGCTGGCCAGGATACCACCATATTGCTCCAGGCTGACTATCTGACCGATCGCCGCATCATGGACTTGGGCATCCCGGCACTCGACGGCCGGCCGGTCGATGTGCCACGCTCCACTTACTACGGCGCGGCCAATGCGCGCGAGGCCGACTTCGTCGAGAGCGAGGTGTTCTCCCAGCGTGTCGCCATTACCCATCGTTTCTCCGATGCATTGAGCCTGCGCAACGGCTTCAACCATTATAACTATCAACTCGACCGGCAGAGCACGAATCCCACAGCGGTCAACGCCGCAGCGGGGACGGTGACGCTGGGGCATAGCTGGTTCGATCGGAACGAGGATGGCTGGTCCAACCAGACCGAACTGACGCAGAAGCTGGCGCTCGCCGGAACGAACCACACCATTCTCTATGGTTTTGAAATTGCCCAGCAGCAGAAGTTCGCATTGCGTTCTGCCGCTCGCACGGTCGCGGTCACGTCGATATTTGACCCGGTGTTGCCAGTGGTCGATAATTCATCCTTCACGACAATAATCGACAATTCGAAAACGACGCTCAAGACGCGGGGGCTCTACGTCCAGGATCTCATTGACTTCGGCCACGGCTTCAAGGCGATGCTGGGCCTGCGCCACGACTGGTTCATCCAGAAGACCGACCTGCGCCTGCCGGGGCAAACGGATCTTGCCCGCACGGATCGCAAATGGAGCCCGCGTGCCGGCCTGTTGTTCCAACCGGATGATGCGCAGTCTTACTATGTTTCCTGGAGCCGCAGTTTCCAGCCTTCCGGCGAGACCTTCGCGCTGGCGGCCAATAATTCGGATATCGCGCCAGAGCAAACGACGAACAATGAGATCGGCGCGAAATACACGCTGCTGGGCGGCAAACTGTCAATCCAGGCTGCGGCGTTCATCCTCCGTCGCACCGGTATCAAGGGCACCAATATTGCAACCCAACGCGTCGAGCCCATCGGGACGCAGCGCACGCGAGGCTTCGAGATGTCAGCGGCCCTTGACCTGCCGGAGAATATCCGTGCGGTTGCGGGCTATGCCCATCTGGATACGCGCACAACCGAGTCCGCGACGGCCGCCTTCATCGGCAAGCGGGCGACGCTCACCCCGCTCAATTCCGCCAATCTCTTTGTGACCAAGACGATCGCGCGTCGTTTCGGGCTCGGAGGGGGCGTCAACTATGTCGATGACCGCTGGGCCGATCCACAGAACACGACCATATTGCCGAGCTATGTCACTTTTGACGCGATGGCTTGGGCGCAGTTCGGCCCCGTCCGCCTCCAGGTCAACGCCTATAATCTGGCGGACAAGCACTATATCGTATCGGGCCATGGAACCTCGCCCATCTTGAATGTGCCCGGTGCGCCGCGTTCGGTCATGGGCACTGTCAGCGTGACTTTCTAG